A section of the Primulina eburnea isolate SZY01 chromosome 1, ASM2296580v1, whole genome shotgun sequence genome encodes:
- the LOC140837892 gene encoding ATP-dependent Clp protease ATP-binding subunit ClpA homolog CD4B, chloroplastic has protein sequence MAHALVQSTNLPSAGLTKNGKFRGSSKTNGPVTMLCGFQTTPLQIRNFSGLRGLNALDMKVRQTGQTLQSMVAAATFGKRGRKLRMAPRAMFERFTEKAIKVIMLAQEEARRLGHNFVGTEQILLGLIGEGTGIAAKVLKSMGINLKDARVEVEKIIGRGSGFVAVEIPFTPRAKRVLELSLEEARQLGHNYIGSEHLLLGLLREGEGVAARVLENLGADPSNIRTQVIRMVGESAEAVGAGVGGGSSGNKMPTLEEYGTNLTKLAEEGKLDPVVGRQAQIERVTQILGRRTKNNPCLVGEPGVGKTAIAEGLAQRIVNGDVPETIEGKKVITLDMGLLVAGTKYRGEFEERLKKLMDEIKQSDEIILFIDEVHTLIGAGAAEGAIDAANILKPALARGELQCIGATTLDEYRKHIEKDPALERRFQPVKVPEPTVDETIQILRGLRERYEIHHKLRYTDESLVAAAQLSYQYISDRFLPDKAIDLIDEAGSRVRLRHAQLPEEARDLEKELRQITKEKNEAVRSQDFEKAGELRDREMDLKAQISALVDKNKEMTKAESEAGDTGPIVTEADIQHIVSSWTGIPVEKVSTDESDRLLKMEETLHKRVIGQDEAVKAISRAIRRARVGLKNPNRPIASFIFSGPTGVGKSELAKALAAYYFGSEEAMIRLDMSEFMERHTVSKLIGSPPGYVGYTEGGQLTEAVRRRPYTVVLFDEIEKAHPDVFNMMLQILEDGRLTDSKGRTVDFKNTLLIMTSNVGSSVIEKGGRRIGFDLDYDEKDSSYNRIKSLVTEELKQYFRPEFLNRLDEMIVFRQLTKLEVKEIADIMLKEVFDRLKTKDIELQVTERFRDRVVDEGYNPSYGARPLRRAIMRLLEDSMAEKMLARDIKEGDSVIVDVDSDGNVIVLNGSSGAPPEPSPEPVVV, from the exons ATGGCACATGCTTTGGTTCAGTCTACCAATTTACCTTCAGCTGGTTTGACAAAAAATGGAAAGTTCAGGGGCTCTAGTAAAACAAATGGACCAGTTACAATGCTGTGCGGATTCCAAACAACTCCCTTACAGATAAGGAATTTCTCAGGATTGCGTGGTCTAAATGCCTTAGACATGAAGGTTCGACAAACTGGACAAACACTTCAGTCCATGGTAGCAGCTGCAACCTTCGGCAAGCGAGGGAGAAAATTGCGAATGGCACCGCGGGCTATGTTTGAGCGGTTCACAGAAAAAGCAATAAAAGTCATAATGCTTGCACAAGAGGAGGCAAGACGGCTTGGACATAATTTTGTTGGAACGGAACAGATATTATTGGGACTTATCGGGGAGGGCACTGGAATTGCTGCCAAGGTTCTCAAGTCCATGGGCATAAATTTGAAAGATGCTCGTGTGGAAGTTGAAAAAATAATTGGACGGGGAAGTGGATTTGTTGCTGTGGAAATACCTTTTACTCCTCGCGCAAAGCGGGTGTTGGAACTCTCATTAGAGGAAGCCCGCCAGCTTG GTCACAATTACATTGGATCAGAGCACTTGCTCCTGGGATTGCTTCGTGAAGGTGAAGGAGTGGCAGCACGAGTCCTCGAAAATTTGGGGGCTGACCCAAGTAACATTCGAACGCAG GTTATTAGAATGGTAGGTGAGAGTGCAGAGGCTGTTGGAGCTGGTGTTGGAGGTGGAAGCTCCGGGAACAAGATGCCTACTCTGGAGGAGTATGGTACAAATCTCACCAAGCTAGCAGAAGAG GGTAAACTAGACCCGGTTGTTGGAAGACAGGCTCAAATTGAACGTGTTACACAAATTTTAGGGCGACGCACAAAGAATAATCCTTGTCTGGTTGGAGAACCAGGTGTTGGGAAAACAGCTATTGCTGAGGGCCTTGCTCAGAGAATAGTCAATGGGGATGTTCCAGAAACAATAGAAGGGAAAAAG GTTATAACCCTTGATATGGGTCTTCTTGTTGCTGGGACCAAGTATCGGGGTGAATTTGAAGAGAGGTTGAAAAAACTGATGGACGAAATTAAACAAAGCGATGAAATTATACTCTTCATTGATGAGGTGCATACGTTGATAGGAGCAGGAGCTGCCGAGGGGGCAATTGATGCAGCAAACATCTTGAAACCTGCTTTAGCTCGAGGTGAATTGCAG TGCATTGGGGCCACTACACTAGATGAATACAGAAAGCATATTGAGAAGGATCCAGCCCTAGAAAGAAGGTTTCAACCAGTCAAAGTCCCAGAACCCACCGTGGATGAAACCATACAAATTCTGAGAGGACTTCGAGAACGCTATGAAATACATCACAAGCTTCGTTACACTGATGAATCTTTAGTTGCTGCTGCACAGCTTTCTTATCAATATATCAG tgACCGGTTTTTGCCTGATAAAGCCATTGACTTGATTGATGAAGCTGGTTCTCGGGTCCGACTTCGCCACGCACAG CTCCCTGAAGAAGCCAGAGATCTCGAGAAAGAGCTCAGGCAGATAACAAAGGAAAAGAATGAGGCTGTCCGAAGTCAAGATTTTGAGAAG GCTGGCGAGCTACGTGACCGAGAAATGGATCTTAAGGCACAGATATCTGCTCTCGTGGATAAAAATAAGGAGATGACCAAGGCAGAAAGTGAGGCAGGGGACACAGGGCCTATTGTAACAGAAGCTGACATTCAGCATATTGTTTCTTCTTGGACGGGAATCCCCGTGGAAAAAGTGTCTACTGATGAATCTGATCGCCTTCTCAAGATGGAGGAGACACTCCACAAGCGTGTCATAGGACAGGATGAAGCTGTCAAAGCCATAAGTCGTGCTATCCGTCGTGCCCGTGTTGGGCTCAAAAATCCCAACCGCCCCATTGCTAGCTTCATCTTCTCTGGTCCAACTGGTGTCGGGAAATCAGAGCTGGCAAAAGCTCTGGCTGCCTACTACTTTGGATCCGAAGAAGCTATGATCCGGCTTGATATGAGTGAGTTCATGGAGCGACACACTGTTTCAAAGCTCATTGGGTCACCTCCTGGTTATGTTGGTTATACTGAAGGAGGGCAGTTAACTGAGGCAGTCAGGCGTCGCCCTTACACGGTCGTTCTTTTTGATGAGATCGAAAAGGCTCACCCTGATGTCTTCAACATGATGCTTCAAATTCTGGAGGATGGAAGATTGACAGACAGCAAAGGTAGGACAGTCGACTTCAAGAACACACTATTGATCATGACATCAAACGTTGGAAGTAGTGTAATCGAGAAGGGCGGCCGACGCATAGGCTTTGATCTAGATTATGATGAGAAGGATAGCAGCTACAACCGTATCAAGAGCTTGGTTACAGAAGAGCTGAAACAGTATTTCAGACCAGAATTCTTAAACAGGTTGGATGAAATGATTGTTTTCCGACAGCTCACCAAGCTTGAGGTTAAGGAGATAGCCGATATTATGCTGAAGGAGGTATTCGATAGACTGAAAACCAAGGATATAGAACTTCAAGTGACCGAACGATTCAGAGATAGGGTCGTGGATGAAGGATACAACCCAAGTTATGGGGCGAGACCTCTGAGACGAGCCATCATGAGACTGTTGGAGGACAGTATGGCTGAGAAGATGCTTGCCCGTGATATCAAAGAAGGCGACTCGGTCATCGTGGATGTTGATTCTGATGGCAATGTGATAGTTCTCAACGGTAGCAGTGGTGCGCCTCCAGAACCGTCGCCTGAACCTGTGGTAGTATAG